The Mesomycoplasma ovipneumoniae genome window below encodes:
- the nrdE gene encoding class 1b ribonucleoside-diphosphate reductase subunit alpha: MKTHDKNHAFSSSSSESYISLNAKAKLFSKNPDSYKFDILAAQKYISEHIEPRFKVFNSFKDRINFLLSQNYYDPAVINQYSFEQLEELNQKAWSYNHFFPSFMGAFKFYSSYALKSDDNLTYLEHFPDRALLNSLFLANGNFEDAKQILEQIMLGRFQPATPTFLNAGKLRRGEFVSCYLIRVEDNMESISRAITTSLQLSKRGGGVSVLLTNLRELGAPIKNIENQATGVIPVMKILEDSFSYANQLGQRQGAGAVYLNVHHPDILSFLDTKRENADEKIRIKSLSLGVIIPNITLTLAKNNEQMALFSVYDTEKFYKKPFSDISITEEYYKMLDNPQIKKTFISARKLFQTIAELQFESGYPYILFEDTVNDANAHPNRVVMSNLCSEITQPSTPSSYFSDLTFKEIGQDICCNLGSLNIDKAMESGKDFQKMVHYSVIGLDSVSRNSDLSVAPSIQKGNNLNHAIGLGAMNLHGFLAKNQIMYDSEEALDFTNIFFYCLAFAAFKSSLELAKKFGPFAGFEKTTFASGKYFEKYTKVDASTFVPKTAKIQQLFEDYQVDIPTRQDWIELAEQIKIHGIANSHLMAIAPTGSISYLSSCTPSLQPVVAPVEVRKEGKLGRIYVPSYQLGPKTYDFYQKGAYELGPIPIINIVAEAQKHVDQSISMTLFLTDKATTRDLNKAYIHAFKKGCKSIYYVRIRQDVLEDSENYEFCESCAV, translated from the coding sequence ATGAAAACACACGATAAAAATCACGCTTTTAGTTCTAGTAGTTCTGAAAGTTATATTAGCCTAAATGCAAAGGCCAAATTATTTTCAAAAAATCCAGATTCATATAAATTTGATATTTTAGCTGCGCAAAAATATATTAGTGAACATATTGAGCCTAGATTTAAAGTATTTAATTCGTTCAAAGACCGAATTAATTTTTTGCTTAGCCAAAATTATTATGATCCTGCAGTCATAAATCAATATTCATTTGAACAACTTGAAGAATTAAATCAAAAAGCTTGAAGTTATAATCATTTTTTCCCTTCATTTATGGGTGCTTTTAAATTTTATTCTTCATATGCCCTAAAATCTGATGATAATTTAACATATTTAGAACATTTTCCTGATCGAGCTTTGTTAAATAGTTTATTTTTGGCTAATGGAAATTTTGAAGATGCCAAACAAATTCTTGAGCAAATAATGTTAGGCAGATTTCAACCAGCTACCCCAACTTTTTTAAATGCAGGAAAACTAAGAAGAGGAGAGTTTGTTTCTTGCTATTTAATTAGAGTTGAAGACAATATGGAATCAATTTCGCGGGCAATTACAACATCTTTGCAACTTTCAAAGCGTGGCGGCGGAGTCAGTGTTTTGCTGACAAATTTACGTGAATTAGGGGCTCCAATTAAAAACATTGAAAATCAAGCAACAGGCGTAATTCCTGTCATGAAAATACTTGAAGACTCTTTTTCATATGCAAACCAACTTGGACAACGCCAAGGAGCCGGTGCTGTTTATTTAAATGTTCATCATCCTGATATTCTTTCTTTCCTTGATACAAAAAGGGAAAATGCTGATGAAAAAATAAGAATAAAATCGCTGTCTTTAGGTGTTATAATCCCAAATATAACATTAACTTTGGCCAAAAACAACGAGCAAATGGCACTTTTTTCTGTTTATGATACAGAAAAATTTTATAAAAAACCTTTTAGTGACATTTCAATTACCGAAGAATACTATAAAATGTTAGACAATCCTCAAATTAAAAAAACCTTTATTTCAGCAAGAAAATTATTTCAAACAATTGCTGAATTACAATTTGAAAGCGGTTATCCTTATATTTTATTTGAAGACACTGTTAATGATGCAAATGCTCATCCTAATCGTGTTGTAATGTCAAATTTATGCTCAGAAATTACTCAACCTTCAACTCCAAGTTCTTATTTTTCTGATTTAACATTTAAAGAAATTGGTCAAGATATCTGTTGTAATTTAGGTTCATTAAATATTGATAAAGCCATGGAATCAGGTAAAGATTTTCAAAAAATGGTTCACTATTCAGTCATTGGTCTTGATAGTGTCTCAAGAAATTCTGATCTTTCAGTTGCCCCTTCAATTCAAAAAGGGAATAATTTAAACCATGCAATTGGACTTGGAGCTATGAATTTACATGGTTTTTTGGCCAAAAACCAAATAATGTATGACTCAGAAGAAGCCCTTGATTTTACAAATATTTTCTTTTATTGTCTAGCTTTTGCTGCTTTTAAGTCTTCTTTAGAATTGGCTAAAAAATTTGGTCCTTTTGCTGGTTTTGAAAAAACCACATTTGCCAGCGGCAAATATTTTGAAAAATACACAAAAGTTGATGCCTCAACTTTTGTGCCAAAAACAGCTAAAATTCAGCAACTTTTTGAAGACTATCAAGTTGACATTCCGACCCGTCAAGACTGAATTGAACTTGCCGAGCAAATTAAAATTCACGGAATTGCAAATTCACATTTAATGGCCATTGCTCCAACTGGGTCAATTTCTTATCTTAGTTCTTGTACCCCTTCATTGCAGCCGGTTGTTGCTCCTGTTGAAGTTAGAAAAGAAGGAAAATTAGGGCGAATTTATGTTCCTTCATACCAATTAGGTCCAAAAACATACGATTTTTATCAAAAAGGAGCATACGAACTTGGACCGATTCCAATTATTAACATCGTTGCTGAGGCCCAAAAACACGTGGATCAGTCAATTTCAATGACATTATTTTTAACTGACAAGGCAACAACTCGCGATTTAAATAAAGCATATATTCATGCCTTTAAAAAAGGTTGCAAGTCAATTTATTATGTAAGAATTCGCCAAGATGTTCTTGAAGATTCAGAAAACTATGAATTTTGCGAGTCTTGTGCCGTTTAA
- the nrdF gene encoding class 1b ribonucleoside-diphosphate reductase subunit beta, producing the protein MNQENNNLKIKQKNDYYNLSVSPLEYAYNNFSGKMRAVNWNVINDPKDLEVWTRVVQNFWIPEKIPLSNDLESWRTLSPEWQQLVTRTFTGLTLLDTIQATIGDVAQIGHSLTDHEQVIYANFAFMVGVHARSYGSIFSTFCSSEEIEEAHNWVINNEKLQKRARILIPFYVGKDPLKSKVAAALMPGFLLYGGFYLPFYLSSRSKLPNTSDIIRLILRDKVIHNYYSGYKYQRKVEKLSPEKQKEMKDFVFDLLYKLIDLEKDYLYDLYSEVGLAESAIKFSLYNAGKFLQNLGYDSPFTKEETEIEPEVFSQLSARADENHDFFSGNGSSYVMALAEETEDEDWEF; encoded by the coding sequence ATGAATCAAGAAAACAACAACTTAAAAATTAAACAAAAAAATGATTACTATAACCTTTCAGTTTCGCCTCTTGAGTATGCCTATAATAATTTTTCAGGCAAAATGCGGGCAGTAAACTGAAATGTTATCAATGATCCTAAAGATTTAGAAGTTTGAACCCGTGTAGTTCAAAATTTCTGAATTCCAGAAAAAATTCCGCTTTCAAACGATTTAGAATCATGAAGAACTTTATCACCAGAATGACAACAACTTGTAACCCGAACTTTTACTGGTCTAACTCTGCTTGATACAATTCAAGCAACAATTGGTGATGTAGCCCAAATTGGTCATTCTTTGACGGATCACGAGCAAGTTATATATGCTAATTTTGCCTTCATGGTAGGTGTTCATGCTCGTTCTTATGGTTCGATTTTTTCAACTTTTTGTTCAAGTGAGGAAATCGAAGAGGCACACAATTGAGTAATAAATAACGAAAAATTACAAAAAAGGGCAAGAATCTTAATACCTTTTTATGTTGGAAAAGATCCTTTAAAATCAAAAGTTGCTGCCGCACTAATGCCTGGTTTTCTACTTTATGGCGGTTTTTATCTTCCTTTTTACCTTTCTTCGCGTTCAAAACTGCCAAATACTTCTGATATAATTCGTTTAATTTTACGCGACAAAGTGATACACAATTATTATTCAGGCTATAAATATCAAAGAAAGGTTGAAAAACTAAGTCCTGAAAAACAAAAAGAAATGAAAGACTTTGTTTTTGATTTACTTTATAAATTAATCGACTTAGAAAAAGATTATTTATATGACTTATATTCTGAAGTTGGACTTGCCGAATCTGCAATAAAATTTAGTCTCTATAATGCTGGCAAATTTTTACAAAATTTAGGATATGACTCACCTTTTACAAAAGAAGAAACTGAAATTGAACCTGAAGTTTTTAGCCAATTATCAGCTCGGGCAGACGAGAATCATGATTTTTTCTCAGGAAATGGTTCTTCTTATGTAATGGCACTTGCTGAAGAAACTGAAGATGAAGACTGGGAGTTCTAA
- a CDS encoding P110/LppT family adhesin N-terminal domain yields the protein MLNKENKVKSIKTIVSTGFSITAILTTIVAVPIGLTIFERSYSSQIFGNVDKNQVVDLKTQSTFSEEDFINALNNLKLHDQYKNLSAKTALALANNPSYAFNFLKAYDFSPITKHNFRVVLDIEKATASGSEVKNVVVYAHSDEFKLTYSKQTDLKGFAQSDKADGDLVGFQIDLEKSKLELFGTKSSNLTASEVAFKLDNDFQASYKRTRSKSQAFSDALFENGLGYNLVNTLGLPSILEKGYVLAPKTVENQKAKQEKIVMIGESDTKRVDSLMKVENLVFKNLDDKAGTLSISFELMDPTGKVIKEFDFPILGIKKLSVDVKTVEQQILSQFSDFVQLKPFVQLALVKDNLSLAQSIYKTDNNPVNLAKVLSRIAQNSQQNGQQSQVSTQLFQDSGQNSQANNAKVEINRQDFSAFFNLKPERIQVPGMDGYFVEINSIDLAKNLSQEQKDKLLKENKVSFDVDFQIKKQLNIQAPYLESEFVKSNYPPVLESSLARLGKGNNSKFVLVDLGSSKSSFEVQLDYDENQRKVINAVLKQNSQIDFENLDKINFEDPKIQNFNPLAKTFEFRKNPNGPKLTLEYVKSLVSEVVDDAKKQKTFDQVARKLFFLDFGFEVDSTRALQDYIARNKPRFESSTPTDKGSEKPAEGEKKPEGEEKAPEGAPESQPSTGTPASPAPTTPPAASTPAPAAAAAAPATSTSSTSGSQTTSSTATTFQDNSTTETTTETTTETETKTEPETEPIQISTFNGLGVGLWAFLQKSNYSELGQTDYQTEVVKKSDSQIDVILSFGSKTQTEQKDSNPKAIFSITKLEDDADYDVLRSFNPTVFFDFRENQKIDRTGEVTKIQPLNRGDVKIDLGKDKDQVASQDGLLVSKAVEISKVPENAGQTSTTDSKEQILESGVIFLAFQPNNINDDKKHYLIASKDGKGIFIKKTKLGDGKTEKFVLGLDENPGDGKGRNGKIDSIVALISGVDGEADTRLQFEESTSGGSSGSGTSSAEAKNITQLVFLITPPDPFRQTNVNKGEADDFDFIKDGDLMFLTLLKNQNKWTIWLTSEKAKNPYTQRISSVLDLTLGGHVDHAKNLTWTHLGPNAGQSSTTAASGGSGAGTTQTTTQTASSAQILLKGFAVYDSPTLATNVEAVSSLNNHFIKKFIN from the coding sequence ATGCTTAATAAAGAAAATAAAGTAAAAAGTATAAAAACAATAGTTTCAACAGGTTTTTCGATCACCGCAATTCTTACAACAATCGTTGCAGTTCCAATCGGTCTAACAATTTTTGAGCGCTCATATAGTTCGCAAATTTTTGGTAACGTTGATAAAAATCAGGTTGTGGATCTAAAAACTCAATCAACTTTTAGCGAAGAAGATTTTATTAATGCTCTTAATAATCTAAAATTACATGACCAGTACAAAAATTTATCAGCAAAAACAGCGTTAGCATTAGCTAACAACCCTTCATATGCTTTTAATTTTCTAAAAGCATATGACTTTAGCCCAATTACTAAACACAATTTTCGGGTAGTTTTAGACATTGAAAAAGCAACTGCTTCTGGTAGCGAAGTAAAAAATGTTGTAGTTTATGCGCATTCAGATGAATTCAAACTTACTTATTCAAAACAAACTGATCTTAAAGGTTTTGCACAAAGTGATAAAGCTGATGGTGATTTAGTTGGATTCCAAATTGACCTTGAAAAGTCAAAATTAGAACTTTTTGGAACAAAAAGTTCTAATTTAACAGCTTCTGAAGTTGCTTTTAAACTTGATAATGACTTCCAAGCCTCTTATAAAAGAACACGTTCAAAATCACAAGCTTTTTCTGATGCTTTATTCGAAAATGGATTAGGTTATAATTTGGTTAACACCTTAGGATTACCTTCAATTTTGGAAAAAGGTTATGTTTTAGCACCAAAAACTGTTGAAAATCAAAAAGCTAAACAAGAAAAAATTGTTATGATAGGTGAGTCAGACACCAAAAGAGTTGACAGTCTAATGAAGGTTGAAAACTTAGTTTTCAAAAACCTTGATGATAAAGCCGGAACTCTTTCAATTTCTTTTGAACTAATGGATCCAACTGGCAAAGTTATCAAAGAATTTGACTTTCCAATTTTAGGAATTAAAAAATTAAGTGTTGATGTCAAAACTGTTGAGCAACAAATTCTTTCACAATTTAGCGATTTTGTTCAATTAAAACCTTTTGTTCAACTTGCACTTGTCAAAGATAATCTAAGTTTAGCCCAAAGTATTTACAAAACCGATAATAACCCCGTTAATCTCGCCAAAGTCTTGAGCAGAATTGCGCAAAACTCGCAACAAAATGGACAACAGAGCCAGGTTTCAACCCAACTTTTCCAAGACTCAGGCCAAAATTCACAAGCTAATAATGCCAAAGTTGAAATAAACCGTCAAGATTTTAGTGCTTTTTTCAATTTAAAGCCTGAGAGAATCCAAGTTCCTGGTATGGATGGTTATTTTGTTGAAATTAATTCAATTGATTTAGCAAAAAATTTATCCCAAGAGCAAAAAGATAAACTTTTAAAAGAAAATAAAGTTTCTTTTGATGTTGATTTTCAAATAAAAAAACAACTAAATATTCAAGCTCCTTACCTTGAAAGTGAATTTGTTAAGTCAAATTATCCGCCAGTTCTTGAATCTTCACTTGCCAGATTAGGAAAAGGAAATAATTCTAAATTTGTTTTAGTTGATCTTGGTTCTTCAAAATCTAGTTTTGAAGTTCAACTTGATTATGACGAAAATCAGCGAAAAGTTATAAATGCTGTTTTAAAACAAAATTCTCAAATTGACTTTGAAAATTTAGACAAAATTAATTTTGAAGATCCAAAAATTCAAAACTTTAATCCTCTAGCTAAAACTTTTGAATTCAGAAAAAATCCTAATGGTCCAAAATTAACTTTAGAATATGTTAAATCTCTAGTTTCAGAAGTTGTTGATGATGCTAAAAAACAAAAAACTTTTGATCAAGTTGCTAGAAAACTTTTCTTTTTAGATTTTGGATTTGAGGTAGATAGTACCAGAGCTCTCCAAGATTATATAGCTAGAAACAAACCAAGATTTGAATCATCTACTCCTACAGATAAAGGCAGTGAAAAACCAGCAGAAGGTGAGAAAAAACCAGAAGGAGAAGAAAAAGCACCTGAAGGCGCACCAGAATCTCAACCATCAACTGGCACTCCCGCTTCGCCAGCACCAACAACACCTCCAGCCGCTTCAACTCCAGCTCCAGCAGCTGCTGCAGCCGCTCCAGCTACCTCAACTTCCTCAACATCTGGATCCCAAACAACTTCATCAACAGCGACAACTTTCCAAGATAATTCAACTACTGAAACTACTACTGAAACTACAACTGAAACCGAAACTAAAACTGAACCTGAAACTGAACCAATTCAAATTTCAACTTTCAATGGTTTAGGTGTTGGACTTTGAGCATTTTTACAAAAATCTAATTATTCTGAACTTGGTCAAACTGATTATCAAACAGAAGTAGTTAAAAAATCTGACAGTCAAATTGATGTAATTCTTAGTTTTGGGTCAAAAACACAAACAGAACAAAAAGATTCAAATCCTAAAGCTATTTTTTCAATTACAAAATTAGAAGATGATGCTGATTATGATGTTTTAAGAAGTTTTAATCCAACCGTATTTTTTGATTTTCGTGAAAATCAAAAAATAGATAGAACAGGTGAAGTTACAAAAATTCAACCACTTAACCGTGGTGATGTAAAAATTGATCTTGGAAAAGATAAAGATCAAGTTGCTAGTCAAGATGGATTATTAGTAAGTAAAGCTGTTGAAATTAGTAAGGTTCCAGAAAACGCGGGTCAGACTTCAACTACTGATTCTAAAGAGCAAATTCTTGAATCTGGAGTAATATTTTTAGCTTTCCAACCTAATAACATTAATGACGATAAAAAACATTATTTAATTGCATCTAAAGATGGTAAAGGTATTTTCATTAAAAAAACTAAACTTGGTGATGGTAAAACTGAAAAATTTGTTTTAGGTCTTGATGAAAATCCGGGCGATGGCAAAGGCAGAAACGGAAAAATTGACTCAATTGTTGCTTTAATTTCTGGAGTTGATGGCGAAGCTGACACTAGGCTTCAATTTGAAGAGTCAACTTCTGGTGGTAGTTCTGGTTCTGGAACCTCTAGCGCTGAAGCGAAAAATATAACTCAACTAGTTTTTTTAATCACCCCTCCAGACCCTTTCAGACAAACTAATGTAAACAAAGGTGAAGCTGATGACTTTGACTTTATTAAAGATGGAGATTTAATGTTCTTAACTTTATTAAAGAATCAAAATAAATGAACAATTTGGCTAACTTCAGAAAAAGCAAAAAACCCTTATACTCAAAGAATTTCTAGTGTTTTAGACCTAACTTTAGGTGGTCATGTTGATCATGCTAAAAATCTAACTTGAACTCATTTAGGTCCTAATGCTGGACAAAGTTCTACTACAGCTGCATCTGGAGGATCAGGAGCTGGAACAACCCAAACCACAACCCAAACCGCCTCTTCAGCACAAATCTTGCTCAAAGGTTTTGCCGTTTATGACTCGCCTACTCTGGCAACAAATGTTGAGGCAGTTTCAAGTTTAAATAATCATTTTATTAAAAAATTCATTAATTAA
- the nrdI gene encoding class Ib ribonucleoside-diphosphate reductase assembly flavoprotein NrdI, translated as MEDIKKTYELSDYPKPKGEIFLVYFSSISNNTHRFIEKLGLKNQRIPIDMDSQIEVNQDYVLFCPTYSGGKGETSGSVPKPVIKFLNNEQNRKFCKGVIASGNTNFGDTYALAGPVLSKKLNVPFLYHFELLGTSEDVINVKTILNNFWEK; from the coding sequence ATGGAAGACATCAAAAAAACCTATGAATTAAGCGATTATCCTAAACCTAAAGGTGAAATTTTTCTTGTTTATTTCTCTTCAATTTCTAATAATACTCACCGTTTTATTGAAAAACTTGGACTGAAAAATCAAAGAATTCCAATTGATATGGATTCTCAAATCGAAGTTAATCAAGATTATGTACTTTTTTGTCCTACTTATAGCGGCGGAAAAGGTGAAACAAGCGGTTCAGTACCAAAACCGGTAATAAAATTTTTAAATAATGAACAAAACCGTAAATTTTGTAAAGGGGTTATTGCCTCTGGAAACACTAATTTTGGCGACACATACGCTCTTGCTGGTCCGGTTTTGTCAAAAAAATTGAATGTCCCCTTTTTATATCACTTTGAGCTCTTAGGGACTTCAGAAGATGTTATTAATGTTAAGACAATATTAAATAATTTTTGGGAAAAATAA
- a CDS encoding P97 family adhesin has protein sequence MPKNTNRLAIALTAVGGIAIFATTIGLVTRIRYTGENPRAELENLVSRVQNVAFKSDVFDDSTTYSQIKAQLFDNSGKLIAGTDLNKFISFYTQVNSKLRKFEPTFAPNKPFLEFIDLIPNDNDQSFELRFRAKHQIDNNRTAFSTIISKKVSFAQRSQFALAEFNSNLEKITKSFKENIQNLRRTDFSSNFSSSNLTDQKIASLTRVEDFAADINRAGTQTEAVEKISQYFPDFQKIINELNFDQNNSFPFKQGTIYNFSLEKHPGTNSFILVGPNSVPSFLVKAELSDEAKFELKNFNIEDAQLLEKIDLVPQTSSTSESSQNQNEETKTDGTAEKQAKQATYFADLDDILSKISVRKLNFLDFKVTNQPVENQVSLLTSENPEIRQLVQVASNLTQAQAQPQADQTTGQQGSEGSTGSNAGTTGTTGTAAAGVASGEASGATTGQQSDGQTTTEEQSTETPPAQPKDEKAELVKYLEVSKHTINDFLTSFNNKIYSSIEEKSNDLIKKINSELLIKPISLDFGDFNPYFTQRQPQGVEYYFDLSKAQEKEGVRQSNLEIPVVINLYSSFFGDSENKLLRSKTSIFEIPNFKKVVPQTGQTSTDIASNLDPERKTYYNLDGLPTTSSQATPVPVSTTATTTGNKQIRIGSTTAYISKTELENLIGETSPASGETDQTTESKAPKFEEIKKIIGNPFQYAYDFDANESMLKAWVGQQKFPKLEDFASFMQNNLVASKFNIKSLRSDKFFKNEYDVASFYAYLIQMEPAAVLNYLFEIAKANGLIDKNDSINLNDIRNNNIFSIAADVKFKTTQDNPVYSLDFNNHFLGFDSRGWISNLFLPKTVWEKVKALTNDSDIFNQLNQFSAVKIGSGSTSGSGGTTSSGTDDLYKSLQDAAKKIKEDLKKQNSTILKAGVNGNNSGGGGGGGAGAGAGGSGSTTTSSIEAEIKKFFKDKTQPLSTLKDLLLAFYFKAKELTKFSAWSKLGNDLDYKIVFEKQPESVATTVSTSSSPSVAESLHTPFGLEDYKLTYYYKVFDKNTGVDKYQSPKIDLNLWVNKQDTQKTERDELNKAVLSIPPSFSLFFLKKEDFDKIKKDGSTESTDTKTFETTEVFKEIQAKIQENNKDLKISVVSIDEDKINPQKYKVVNLQIEKTTPTTTEGSSTSQSVKSSLSFQVRIALDDFNQQ, from the coding sequence ATGCCTAAAAATACTAATAGATTAGCAATAGCATTAACCGCTGTTGGCGGTATTGCTATTTTTGCAACAACTATTGGGCTTGTAACTCGAATTCGCTATACAGGAGAAAATCCCCGAGCTGAGTTAGAAAATTTAGTTTCTCGAGTCCAAAATGTTGCCTTTAAATCTGATGTCTTTGATGATTCTACCACATATAGTCAAATAAAAGCACAACTTTTTGACAATAGTGGAAAATTAATAGCTGGCACAGATTTAAATAAATTTATATCCTTTTACACACAGGTCAACTCCAAACTACGTAAATTTGAGCCAACTTTTGCACCAAATAAGCCATTTTTAGAATTTATTGACTTAATTCCAAATGATAATGATCAAAGTTTTGAGCTCCGCTTTCGTGCAAAGCACCAAATTGATAACAATCGCACAGCATTTTCAACAATTATCTCAAAAAAAGTTTCATTTGCGCAACGCTCACAATTTGCTCTTGCCGAATTTAATTCAAATCTGGAAAAAATAACCAAAAGCTTCAAAGAAAATATCCAAAATTTAAGAAGAACAGATTTTAGCTCTAATTTTTCAAGTTCAAATTTAACTGATCAAAAAATTGCATCTTTAACTCGTGTTGAAGATTTTGCCGCTGATATTAATAGAGCCGGAACTCAAACCGAGGCTGTTGAAAAAATAAGTCAATATTTCCCTGATTTTCAAAAAATAATTAACGAATTAAACTTTGATCAAAATAATTCTTTCCCTTTTAAACAAGGAACAATTTACAATTTTAGTTTAGAAAAACATCCTGGAACTAACAGTTTTATCTTAGTTGGTCCAAATTCAGTTCCAAGTTTTTTAGTTAAAGCTGAATTAAGTGATGAGGCAAAATTTGAGCTTAAAAATTTCAATATTGAAGATGCCCAATTGCTTGAAAAAATTGACTTAGTTCCCCAGACTAGTTCAACTTCAGAATCAAGCCAAAATCAAAATGAAGAAACAAAAACTGACGGCACTGCTGAAAAACAAGCAAAACAAGCAACTTATTTTGCTGATTTAGACGATATTTTGTCTAAAATTTCAGTCAGAAAATTAAATTTTCTTGATTTTAAGGTTACAAATCAGCCAGTTGAAAATCAAGTTAGTTTATTAACTTCTGAAAATCCGGAAATTAGACAATTAGTTCAAGTTGCCTCTAATCTTACCCAAGCTCAGGCTCAACCTCAAGCTGATCAAACTACAGGGCAACAAGGGAGCGAAGGATCAACCGGCTCAAACGCAGGAACAACCGGAACAACCGGGACAGCTGCAGCTGGGGTAGCCTCAGGAGAAGCCTCTGGCGCAACCACAGGACAACAATCTGACGGACAAACCACCACAGAAGAACAATCTACCGAAACCCCTCCAGCTCAGCCTAAAGACGAAAAAGCGGAATTAGTCAAATATCTCGAAGTTTCAAAACACACTATAAATGATTTTTTAACTAGTTTTAATAACAAAATATATTCTTCTATTGAAGAAAAGTCTAATGATTTAATAAAAAAAATAAATTCTGAATTATTAATTAAGCCAATTTCTCTTGATTTTGGTGATTTTAATCCATATTTTACCCAAAGACAACCTCAAGGCGTTGAATATTATTTTGATCTTTCTAAAGCACAAGAAAAAGAAGGTGTTAGACAATCAAATCTTGAAATTCCGGTTGTTATTAATCTTTATTCAAGTTTTTTTGGCGACTCAGAAAACAAACTTTTAAGATCTAAAACTTCAATTTTTGAAATTCCTAATTTCAAAAAAGTTGTTCCACAAACAGGACAAACAAGTACAGATATTGCTTCTAATTTAGATCCAGAGCGAAAAACATACTATAATCTTGACGGCTTACCTACAACATCTTCTCAAGCAACTCCAGTTCCTGTTTCAACAACAGCAACAACAACTGGAAATAAACAAATTAGAATTGGCTCAACAACAGCTTATATTTCTAAAACTGAATTAGAAAATTTAATCGGTGAAACTAGTCCAGCTAGTGGCGAAACCGATCAAACTACTGAATCAAAAGCTCCTAAATTTGAAGAAATTAAGAAAATTATTGGTAATCCTTTCCAATATGCCTATGATTTTGATGCAAATGAATCAATGTTAAAAGCTTGAGTTGGACAACAAAAATTCCCTAAACTCGAAGATTTTGCTAGTTTTATGCAAAATAATTTAGTTGCATCAAAATTCAATATAAAATCATTAAGATCTGATAAATTTTTCAAAAATGAATATGATGTTGCTTCCTTTTATGCGTATTTAATCCAAATGGAACCTGCTGCGGTTTTAAATTATCTATTTGAAATTGCTAAAGCAAATGGTTTAATTGATAAAAATGATTCAATTAATTTAAATGATATAAGAAATAACAATATTTTCAGTATTGCTGCTGATGTTAAATTTAAAACAACCCAAGATAATCCAGTTTATTCACTTGATTTTAACAACCATTTTTTAGGTTTTGATTCTCGTGGTTGAATTTCTAATCTATTTTTACCAAAAACTGTTTGGGAAAAAGTAAAAGCCTTAACCAATGACAGTGATATTTTTAATCAATTAAATCAATTTTCAGCTGTAAAAATTGGCTCAGGGTCGACATCTGGTTCAGGGGGAACAACTAGCTCAGGAACTGATGATCTTTATAAATCATTGCAAGATGCTGCTAAAAAAATTAAAGAAGACCTGAAAAAACAAAATTCCACAATTTTAAAAGCCGGAGTTAATGGAAATAATTCTGGTGGCGGCGGCGGAGGCGGTGCTGGAGCTGGCGCAGGTGGTTCAGGTTCAACTACAACTTCTTCAATTGAAGCAGAAATCAAAAAATTCTTCAAAGATAAAACACAACCACTTAGCACTTTAAAAGATTTATTGCTAGCATTTTACTTTAAAGCTAAAGAATTAACTAAGTTTAGTGCTTGATCAAAATTAGGTAATGATCTAGATTATAAAATTGTTTTTGAAAAACAACCAGAATCAGTAGCTACAACTGTTTCAACTTCATCTTCACCAAGTGTTGCCGAAAGTCTTCATACACCTTTTGGACTTGAGGACTATAAATTAACTTATTATTACAAAGTTTTTGATAAAAATACTGGTGTTGATAAATATCAAAGTCCAAAAATTGACTTAAATTTATGAGTTAATAAACAAGATACTCAAAAAACTGAAAGAGATGAATTAAATAAAGCTGTTTTAAGTATTCCGCCATCATTTTCGCTATTTTTCCTCAAAAAAGAGGATTTTGACAAGATCAAAAAAGATGGATCTACTGAATCTACTGACACTAAAACTTTTGAAACAACCGAGGTTTTCAAAGAAATTCAAGCAAAAATTCAAGAAAACAATAAAGATCTCAAAATTTCAGTTGTTTCAATAGATGAAGATAAAATTAATCCTCAAAAATATAAAGTTGTGAATTTGCAAATCGAAAAAACTACACCAACAACTACCGAAGGTTCTTCAACTTCTCAATCTGTTAAATCAAGTCTAAGTTTCCAAGTTAGAATTGCACTTGACGATTTTAATCAACAATAA